One stretch of Priestia megaterium DNA includes these proteins:
- a CDS encoding LysE family translocator: protein MENFYLFVITCIFLIILPGPDTAIMTKNTLTGGKQGGFKTMLGICCALSIHTLTAIAGLSAIIAKSALLFSIFKYIGAVYLIYLGIKSLWTLRNQETTETVVESKYKNKSSFKQGFLTNLLNPKIAVFFLTFLPQFVNPERHTFMPFLILGITYIVLTVVWYLFYIYLLNQISAFMKKPKTQKVIEGITGTILIGFGIKLALEKART from the coding sequence ATGGAAAACTTTTATTTGTTCGTGATTACATGCATATTTCTAATTATTTTACCTGGTCCAGATACTGCTATCATGACAAAAAACACTCTTACTGGTGGCAAACAGGGAGGGTTTAAGACAATGCTTGGGATTTGTTGTGCGCTATCTATTCACACACTAACTGCTATTGCAGGACTTTCGGCAATTATTGCGAAATCAGCTCTGTTATTTTCTATCTTTAAATATATTGGTGCGGTGTACTTAATTTATTTAGGTATCAAGTCATTATGGACATTAAGAAATCAAGAAACAACTGAAACGGTTGTCGAAAGTAAGTATAAGAATAAGTCTTCTTTTAAACAAGGTTTCCTTACCAATCTACTAAATCCAAAAATAGCTGTTTTTTTCTTAACCTTTCTACCACAGTTTGTGAATCCTGAAAGACATACTTTTATGCCATTTCTTATACTTGGGATAACTTATATTGTATTAACTGTCGTGTGGTATTTATTTTATATCTATTTACTTAACCAGATTAGTGCGTTTATGAAGAAGCCTAAGACACAAAAGGTTATTGAGGGAATAACAGGTACTATATTAATAGGATTTGGTATAAAACTCGCTCTGGAAAAAGCTCGTACATAA
- a CDS encoding MurR/RpiR family transcriptional regulator codes for MKNVYKHIAEQMPTMSKSNLRIAKYILENPNTVPFLTGDKLAKITGVSPATVVRFATFLGCSGYPELQQYMQSSAQRQLTTTERLKISKEVYKDQDQSVYDIFLDDISNIRSTLDGLDIEVFKNAVESLLKAKRVYIVANRSATALGVFLQYYLQFLLEQVELIHSIENVSERIYDLNEDDVVIGISFARYTESTIKVFSYAKEKEATTVAITDNLLSPLIPYADIPLTASSQMPTFIDSFVAPLSLINALIISVGKEKEENFQDKLESLEQLWDKFNIFHKI; via the coding sequence ATGAAGAATGTTTATAAACATATTGCAGAACAGATGCCTACTATGAGTAAATCAAATTTGAGGATAGCTAAATACATTTTAGAAAATCCTAATACAGTTCCTTTTTTAACGGGGGATAAGTTAGCCAAGATTACAGGGGTTAGTCCTGCGACTGTTGTACGTTTTGCTACTTTTTTAGGATGTTCCGGTTATCCAGAACTTCAACAATATATGCAAAGTTCTGCCCAACGACAGTTGACAACAACTGAGAGGTTAAAAATATCCAAAGAAGTATATAAAGATCAGGATCAAAGCGTATACGATATCTTTTTAGACGATATTTCAAACATTAGATCCACTTTAGATGGACTAGATATTGAGGTTTTTAAAAATGCGGTAGAGAGCCTACTTAAAGCTAAAAGGGTATATATTGTGGCAAATAGAAGTGCTACAGCTTTAGGTGTATTTTTACAGTACTATTTGCAATTTCTTTTAGAACAAGTCGAGCTTATTCATTCAATTGAGAATGTATCAGAACGTATATATGATTTAAATGAAGATGATGTAGTAATTGGAATCAGTTTTGCAAGATATACGGAAAGTACAATAAAAGTTTTTTCGTATGCAAAAGAAAAAGAAGCAACAACTGTTGCAATAACAGATAATCTATTATCGCCTCTAATACCTTATGCAGATATCCCATTAACAGCATCTAGTCAAATGCCGACTTTTATTGATTCATTCGTAGCTCCACTTAGTCTCATAAATGCACTAATTATATCTGTAGGAAAAGAAAAAGAAGAAAATTTCCAAGATAAACTAGAGTCCCTTGAACAACTATGGGATAAATTTAATATTTTTCATAAAATTTAA
- a CDS encoding Rpn family recombination-promoting nuclease/putative transposase, translating to MSTKLVNLRIDFAFKQLFGTKGSEDILAGFLNAVLEKSLEAPITSLQLEDPHLHKAYEDDKLSILDLLATLNNGTQVNIEIQLRNTHDMVKRSLYYWSKLYTSQMQEGMPYRALRKTITINLLDFILFSSDEEFQTTGQLWDTTKQRVLSDDIEIHFVEIPKLVKQWRQEKVNPWENAFVRWILLLPAHEDEHLTQTLEEIAMNQDPILQKAMDKWENMSHDSSFRSAYEAREKLLLDEQAKLAHAREEGLEEGKIRLIRSMHENGMPLDDIAKFTGLNIEEIKRVIR from the coding sequence ATGTCCACAAAATTAGTAAATTTACGAATTGATTTTGCTTTTAAACAATTATTTGGTACAAAAGGCAGCGAGGATATCTTAGCAGGCTTTTTAAACGCTGTTTTAGAAAAGTCTCTAGAAGCACCTATTACATCTCTTCAATTGGAAGACCCACATCTTCACAAGGCTTACGAAGATGACAAGTTATCTATTCTAGATTTATTAGCTACATTGAACAACGGAACACAAGTGAATATAGAAATCCAACTTCGTAATACGCATGATATGGTTAAACGCTCTTTATATTATTGGAGTAAATTATATACGTCCCAAATGCAAGAGGGGATGCCTTACCGCGCCTTACGAAAAACCATCACCATTAATTTGTTGGATTTTATTTTATTCTCTTCAGATGAAGAATTTCAAACGACAGGGCAGCTGTGGGACACAACAAAGCAACGTGTTTTAAGTGATGATATTGAAATTCATTTTGTGGAAATTCCAAAGCTTGTGAAACAATGGAGGCAAGAAAAGGTTAACCCGTGGGAAAATGCATTCGTTCGTTGGATATTATTGTTACCAGCTCATGAAGATGAACATTTAACTCAAACGTTGGAGGAGATTGCGATGAATCAAGATCCAATTTTACAAAAAGCGATGGATAAATGGGAAAATATGAGTCACGATTCTTCTTTCCGAAGCGCATACGAAGCGCGTGAAAAACTATTACTTGATGAGCAAGCTAAATTAGCACATGCCCGTGAAGAAGGATTAGAAGAAGGGAAAATTCGATTGATTCGCAGCATGCATGAGAATGGTATGCCTTTAGACGACATTGCAAAGTTTACTGGGTTAAATATAGAAGAAATAAAAAGAGTAATCCGATAA
- a CDS encoding Alp7A family actin-like protein, which translates to MKISRFNKDCGNSVDMNIMDGYLFDFPTNVVELQKEAADSFFTDAVTAPEEFKKRILLSTTIKGEEKERYFLVGDIAASQLLANNHINKLHNKITSHIPYITFLAAIAYYHALHAKDKKDNTIEIDYFSTMLPIWLLKKESTFGAAQKAMANRFLGDHTFTVHTPGFENTLKVVVEESACLKEGESARFALKKDLTLENREDANEYAECETVMVDIGGGSIDVVILPEGLKAANSRESFQSIEGIPYLAHIDKLRKEKFLELFTDLRAFDQFILDNYSKQKFVLKNENTGESIDLTSIIKSSLRDYVEILLAKLNDVAPPPANKLRKYVYCGGVAPTLEVPIMNSMREKIGEERTEKYHKVPQDSRHLNLFGLEIRSIGYVQKKQAAEKKAVKS; encoded by the coding sequence ATGAAAATTTCACGTTTTAATAAAGATTGCGGGAACTCTGTTGATATGAACATTATGGATGGGTATCTATTTGATTTCCCAACGAATGTAGTTGAACTTCAAAAAGAAGCTGCAGATTCTTTTTTTACAGATGCTGTTACGGCTCCAGAAGAATTTAAGAAGCGTATTTTACTTTCTACAACCATTAAGGGTGAAGAGAAAGAGCGTTATTTCTTAGTAGGTGACATTGCCGCAAGTCAATTGCTTGCTAACAATCACATTAATAAATTACATAATAAAATTACAAGTCATATTCCATACATCACCTTTTTAGCTGCAATTGCGTACTACCATGCTTTACATGCGAAAGATAAAAAGGACAACACAATTGAAATTGACTATTTTTCTACGATGTTACCAATCTGGCTCCTTAAGAAAGAGAGCACATTTGGGGCGGCTCAAAAAGCTATGGCTAATCGCTTCTTAGGCGACCATACGTTTACCGTGCACACGCCTGGTTTTGAAAATACGTTAAAGGTAGTAGTAGAAGAAAGTGCGTGCTTGAAAGAGGGAGAAAGCGCACGTTTTGCGTTAAAAAAAGACTTAACCCTTGAAAATCGTGAAGATGCAAATGAGTATGCAGAATGTGAAACAGTGATGGTAGACATTGGTGGCGGATCTATTGATGTCGTTATTCTACCGGAAGGGCTGAAAGCTGCGAATAGCCGTGAATCGTTCCAGAGCATTGAAGGCATTCCGTATTTAGCCCATATTGATAAATTGCGCAAAGAGAAGTTCTTAGAATTATTTACAGACTTACGTGCCTTTGATCAATTTATTCTTGATAACTACAGCAAGCAAAAGTTTGTATTGAAAAACGAGAATACAGGTGAATCTATTGATTTAACAAGCATAATCAAATCTTCACTACGAGACTATGTGGAAATCTTATTGGCTAAATTAAATGATGTCGCACCACCACCAGCAAATAAACTGCGTAAGTATGTATACTGCGGTGGGGTAGCTCCTACTTTAGAAGTCCCTATCATGAATAGTATGCGTGAAAAAATTGGAGAAGAACGTACAGAGAAGTATCATAAGGTTCCACAAGATAGCCGCCATTTAAATTTATTTGGCTTAGAGATTCGTAGTATTGGTTACGTTCAAAAGAAGCAAGCAGCAGAGAAGAAAGCCGTTAAATCCTAA
- a CDS encoding aspartate aminotransferase family protein, protein MKIQEETLLSEKTKKSASLFNKACEVIPGGVTANIKYFNPHPLMMEKGKGSKLLDVDGNEYIDYLLCYGALILGHGHQQVFEAVTKQMMESGTTIFGTPHKMETTMAEKLVELYPGIEMVRYTNSGLEATLLAIRTAVAYTGKEKIAKFEGHYHGGYDQVLVSVNPDIDQAGEATTPKAVGESRGLPDYYLENTVILPFNDLEATEKILKAHAHELAGVILEPIQGGFIPADQDFMTGLRKITEELNIVLIFDEVKTGFRISLGGAQKVYGVKPDITALGKVLGGGFPVGAIGGKKEIMMISSARDGRDILTAGAENKNKQDPLYHSGTYNGHPTILAAGLATINVLEQKGTMDQLFANTRLLRDQLEEIYKSHGLTMQTVGMGSIFNIILGEGNIKNYRDMNKADTKLREKIDYELLKLGVYTKPLNRYSMSVVHTKEDIQRTVAAHDQAIQRVITK, encoded by the coding sequence ATGAAAATTCAAGAAGAAACATTACTTTCTGAAAAGACTAAAAAGTCTGCGAGTTTATTTAACAAAGCATGCGAGGTAATTCCAGGAGGAGTTACAGCAAACATTAAATACTTTAATCCTCATCCATTAATGATGGAGAAAGGGAAAGGAAGTAAGCTTTTGGATGTGGATGGAAACGAATATATTGATTATCTCCTATGTTATGGTGCTCTCATCTTAGGTCATGGACATCAGCAAGTATTTGAGGCTGTAACGAAGCAAATGATGGAGTCAGGTACAACTATTTTCGGTACACCACATAAAATGGAAACGACGATGGCAGAAAAATTGGTTGAATTGTATCCTGGTATTGAAATGGTTCGCTATACAAATTCTGGATTAGAAGCTACACTTTTAGCTATTCGTACAGCAGTTGCCTATACAGGTAAAGAAAAAATTGCGAAATTTGAAGGTCACTATCATGGAGGATATGATCAAGTTTTAGTCAGTGTGAATCCTGATATAGATCAAGCAGGGGAGGCAACAACCCCTAAAGCAGTAGGAGAATCAAGAGGACTGCCAGACTATTATCTTGAAAATACTGTGATTCTTCCATTTAATGATCTAGAAGCAACAGAAAAGATCTTAAAAGCTCATGCTCATGAATTGGCAGGTGTAATTTTAGAACCTATCCAAGGTGGATTTATTCCAGCTGATCAAGATTTTATGACGGGTCTCCGCAAGATTACAGAGGAACTTAATATTGTGTTGATTTTTGATGAAGTAAAGACAGGTTTTAGAATTTCCCTTGGTGGAGCACAAAAAGTCTATGGAGTTAAACCAGATATTACTGCTTTAGGAAAAGTACTTGGCGGAGGTTTTCCTGTGGGAGCTATTGGTGGTAAAAAAGAAATTATGATGATTAGTTCTGCCAGGGATGGGCGCGATATTTTAACAGCTGGAGCAGAGAATAAGAATAAACAAGATCCTCTATACCATAGTGGAACATACAATGGTCATCCAACTATACTTGCGGCAGGTTTAGCTACAATTAATGTATTGGAGCAGAAAGGTACAATGGACCAATTATTTGCAAATACTCGATTGTTAAGGGATCAATTAGAAGAAATATATAAATCCCACGGGTTGACTATGCAAACAGTTGGTATGGGTAGTATTTTTAATATTATTCTTGGTGAAGGTAATATCAAAAATTATCGCGATATGAATAAAGCAGATACAAAACTACGCGAAAAAATTGATTATGAGTTATTAAAACTAGGTGTTTATACAAAACCTCTTAATCGTTATTCTATGTCTGTTGTTCATACAAAAGAAGATATTCAGCGTACAGTAGCAGCACATGACCAAGCAATTCAGCGTGTAATCACTAAATAA
- a CDS encoding HU family DNA-binding protein produces the protein MKKAEFIEAVASKSELTKQDAKKAVDALFETISTTLAKGEKVQLVGLGTFEVRERSQRTGRNPQTGEEMTIAATKVPGFKAGKEFKEAVK, from the coding sequence ATGAAAAAAGCTGAATTCATTGAGGCAGTTGCTTCAAAGTCAGAGTTAACAAAACAAGATGCAAAAAAAGCTGTAGACGCGTTATTTGAAACGATTTCTACAACGCTTGCAAAAGGCGAAAAAGTTCAACTAGTAGGACTGGGAACATTCGAAGTACGTGAACGTTCACAGCGTACAGGACGTAATCCTCAAACTGGAGAAGAAATGACAATCGCAGCAACAAAGGTTCCAGGTTTCAAAGCAGGAAAAGAGTTTAAAGAAGCTGTTAAATAA
- a CDS encoding alpha/beta-type small acid-soluble spore protein: protein MANNKNNNTNELLVYGAQQAIDQMKYEIASEFGVNLGPDTTARANGSVGGEITKRLVQMAEQQLGGSNIR, encoded by the coding sequence ATGGCAAACAATAAAAATAACAACACAAATGAACTATTGGTATATGGTGCTCAACAAGCAATCGACCAAATGAAATATGAAATCGCTAGTGAATTTGGAGTAAACCTTGGTCCTGATACAACTGCACGTGCAAACGGATCAGTAGGTGGCGAGATTACAAAACGTCTTGTACAAATGGCGGAACAACAACTTGGTGGTAGTAACATCCGATAA
- a CDS encoding VOC family protein: MVLGIYPYLIMNGNGQEAVKFYEKALDAKVIGVQTFGEMPSNPEFPTPIEAVDRVMNAHLKVGNTDLMLSDTFPGQPYQIGSQVTVAITIDSVEKSKEVFQKLQEGGQIEMPLQETFWSPSYGQLTDKFGITWQISTQIDR; encoded by the coding sequence ATGGTTTTAGGAATTTATCCTTATTTAATTATGAACGGTAATGGGCAAGAAGCTGTCAAATTTTACGAGAAGGCACTGGATGCAAAAGTTATTGGTGTTCAAACTTTCGGAGAAATGCCCAGCAATCCAGAATTCCCCACTCCTATAGAAGCAGTAGATCGTGTAATGAATGCACATTTAAAAGTTGGTAATACGGATTTAATGCTTTCTGATACATTCCCAGGTCAACCATACCAAATTGGATCACAAGTGACGGTAGCTATTACTATAGACAGCGTAGAAAAATCAAAAGAAGTATTCCAAAAACTACAAGAAGGTGGGCAAATAGAAATGCCACTTCAAGAAACTTTTTGGAGTCCATCATATGGCCAATTAACAGACAAATTCGGTATTACTTGGCAAATTTCAACACAAATTGATAGATGA
- a CDS encoding GerAB/ArcD/ProY family transporter yields the protein MNTIHISSKQFFIITILFIVGDAVLYVPALIIKEAGHSMWIVGLLSLCEGMLLAFLYAKLGNQLKTNSLMEFLERVSGKWLGKILGGSFLFYIFVDLLLMIYEMGSFMVTIIITETPIEYVIIAFLLVVIIGVRLGLETIVRSAQILFPWFIGLYLLLIFSNVSNATFENLQPLFEKGTYLIIKGNFSIISYTLETVILLFLFPYVTKKEKATQAYIEGVTAGLFLLIVISIFALAVSGFAVLKMQLYPSYMLGQTLQLSFFNHIEVVIAIIWFISLFFKVAICFFVLTQALSEILKVQEYKILTFPLGMLIFVCSILFISNNTYLGNFISSTWISYSITYGVLFPLCLLILSWIRSKLRN from the coding sequence ATGAATACCATTCATATTAGTTCAAAACAGTTTTTTATTATTACGATTCTATTTATCGTAGGGGATGCCGTTTTGTATGTCCCAGCGCTTATTATAAAAGAAGCAGGTCACAGTATGTGGATTGTTGGATTACTCAGCTTATGTGAAGGGATGTTACTGGCCTTTTTGTATGCTAAACTGGGAAATCAGCTTAAAACAAATAGCCTTATGGAGTTTTTAGAAAGGGTTAGTGGCAAATGGTTAGGAAAAATACTTGGGGGTTCTTTTTTATTTTATATATTTGTTGACCTTCTCTTAATGATTTATGAGATGGGATCTTTTATGGTGACGATTATTATCACGGAAACACCCATTGAGTATGTTATTATCGCTTTCCTACTAGTTGTTATTATCGGGGTTAGGTTAGGACTAGAAACCATCGTACGTTCTGCTCAAATCCTTTTTCCATGGTTTATAGGCCTGTACCTCTTGCTTATCTTTTCAAACGTATCTAACGCTACATTTGAGAATCTCCAACCCTTGTTTGAGAAAGGGACCTACCTAATCATAAAAGGGAATTTTTCAATCATATCCTATACGCTAGAAACGGTTATTCTTCTTTTTCTTTTTCCCTATGTAACAAAGAAAGAAAAGGCTACCCAAGCTTATATAGAAGGGGTTACGGCAGGCCTCTTTTTATTAATTGTTATCTCTATATTTGCATTAGCTGTTTCGGGTTTTGCTGTTTTGAAAATGCAGCTTTATCCAAGCTATATGTTAGGGCAGACTTTGCAACTTAGCTTTTTTAATCATATTGAGGTTGTTATAGCTATTATTTGGTTTATCAGTTTGTTTTTTAAAGTAGCCATTTGCTTTTTTGTATTAACTCAAGCCTTATCTGAAATATTAAAGGTCCAAGAATATAAGATTCTAACGTTTCCACTTGGTATGCTCATATTTGTTTGTTCCATTCTTTTTATTTCTAATAACACATACCTAGGTAATTTTATATCTTCTACGTGGATATCGTATTCAATTACGTATGGCGTTTTGTTTCCTTTGTGTTTGTTGATATTAAGTTGGATAAGGAGTAAATTACGCAATTAA